In the Qipengyuania gelatinilytica genome, GATGCCTGCATTGCTCCAATTGCTCGCCCAGCCAGAGCTAGGCATCGATCTGGAGCGCGGCGAGGCCGGACCGATGAGCGTAACGCGCGAAGGGAATGTGGCGATATTGCTGGCAATCCCTCCCGAACAGCGCGGTATGGCCGAGCAGTCGAACTGGGACGGAATCACGCGTGCCGTCGAGGTCATCCCGACGAAGGCCCCGGCCGCGGCGCGGGCCTTCTCCCGCGGCCAGGTCGACGCAATCTTCGGCGGGCGCATGGCTTCGCTGCCGCTGGCGGTCACCGACGCACTTTCTCGCGGAACGGTGCGGCTGGATTCCACCCTGGGGCTGTTCGGCCTCGATGTGATCCGTACGGACGATTTCCTGGCCAGCGCTGCCAATCGCGAGGCCCTGGCACTGGCCATTGACCGAACCGGCCTCGTCCAGCAATTCAATCTCGGGGGCTGGGCGGACACCACCCGGATCGTGCCGGCTGGCCTGCCGGCCTATACCGCCGAACAGGGCGAAAGATGGCCCGGCGTTTCCCTTGAACAGCGCAGGGCACGTGCCTCCTCTCTCGTTAGGGCATGGGAAAGCGCAACGTCGAATTCAGTCGAAGTGATGATCGACCTTCCCACAGGACCGGGGTCCGACATCCTGTTTGCGGCATTGCAGCGCGATTTCGCGGCCGTCGGGATCGACGCGAAGCGGGCCCGTCCGGGTCAAGATGCAGACCTTGCCTTGCGCGACGAGACGGCGCGCTACGCGGGGGCGCGCTGGTTCCTCAACCAGTTTCACTGCAGCGTATCGCCGCGCGTGTGCTCGCCCGATGCCGATTATCTCATGCAGCTGGCGCTCGATGCGCTGAATCCCGCCGAGGAGGCGTCCTACCTCGCCGAAGCGGAATCGACGCTGCTGTCCACGAACCTCTATATCCCGCTGGGCGCACCCATCCGCTGGTCACAGGTCCGTGCAGGTGTGGAAGGCTTCTCGGAAAACGCCTGGGCGTTCCATCCCTTGTTCCCGCTCTCGCGCGCCCCCATCTAGGGCGCATGGATGACAATCGCCTTACGCCGATAGAACCCGATGCCAACAGGCAGGACGGTTTCGGATCGCAGGCCGGTGCCGGGCCGCTACGTTTCGATTTTCCCATGGGAAATGATCCGCACTCGATCCGTCGCAGGATCGAGGCGATGGAAATGATCCTCGAGCGCAGCATGGTCCTGCCGGGCACGAACTACCGCATCGGCCTCGACACCGTCGTCGGGCTGGTGCCTGTGATCGGCGATCTCATCACTGCCGCCATGGGCACCTACCTGGTGTGGGAGGCGCGCAATCTCGGCCTGCCGAAATGGAAGCTGTGGCATATGATGGGGCGCATTGGTTTCGACACGACTCTCGGTGCGGTTCCGATCGTGGGCGATGCCTTCGATCTTGTATACCGGTCGAATTCCAAGAACCTGAAGACGGTCAAGAAGCACCTCGACAAGCACCATCCGCACACCCGCGTCATCGACCAGTAGTTTCATCGGTGACGAATGCGCGCTAGGGCAGCGGGCATGAGTTCAGACGTCACCTATTCGAGCTATCTCGACCTCGACCGTATCCTGTCTGCGCAGCACCCGTCGAGCGATGCGCATGACGAGATGCTGTTCATCATCGTCCACCAGGCCAGCGAACTCTGGCTCAAGCTCTGCCTCCACGAACTGCTCGAGGCGCGCGAGTGTATCCGCGAGGACCGGCTGAGGCCTTCCTTTAAGATGCTTGCGCGTGTCGCGCGTGCGCAGGGCCAGCTGATCCAGAGCTGGGACGTGCTCAGCACGATGACCCCGCATGACTATTCGACCATCCGCCCGCATCTGGGCGGGTCGAGCGGCTTCCAGAGCGCGCAGTACCGGATGATGGAATTCCTCCTCGGCGGGCGCAATCCGGACATGATCACCATGCACGAGGCAACGCCCGAGGTGGCCCAAGCCCTGCGCGAAGAACTCACCCGCAAGAGCATTTATGCCGAGGCCATCGCCCTCCTGGCGCGGCGCGGTTTCGATATTCCGGAAGAAGTTCTCGAACGCGATCACGCAGCCACGTGGGAGCACTCGCCCGCGGTCGAGGCGGCATGGGCGGAAGTCTACCGCGACCCCAAGGAATATTGGGACCTTTACGAGCTGGCAGAAAAGCTGGTCGATCTCGAATACCATTTCCAGCGCTGGCGTTTCGGCCATCTCAAGACGGTCGAACGCATCATCGGCTTTAAGAAGGGGACCGGCGGCACGCCCGGTGTGCCCTACCTCGCTGGAGTGCTGAAGGCAGCATTCTTCCCCGAACTGCTCAGCGTCAGGACTGCACTGTGAGCTCGTACAAGAGCACGCGCCGCATCTGGGACATCAGCCAGGTCCTGCGTCCGGGCCTGCCGGTCTGGCCGGGCGATACCGAATTCTCGTTCGAGCGGACATGGCGGATGGACGAAGGCTCGCCGGTAAACGTCGGCCGGATGACAATGAGCACGCATTCGGGCACCCACGCCGATGCGCCGCTGCATTATGCGGAGGACGGGCTCGATGCCGCCAGCATGGAGCTCGACCCCTACATCGGAACGTGCCTGGTGGTGGATGCGCGAAAAGTGACGAGGCGGATCGATGTCGCCGACCTTCCCCAGATCGACAGCGTCGACCGCGTCCTCTTCCGCACCTGGGACGAATTTCCGCATGACGAATGGCGCAGCGACTGGCTGCCCATCGCCGATGAAACCATCGAATGGCTTGCGTTGCAGGGGGTGAAGCTGATCGGCACCGACGCGCCGAGCGTCGATCCACAGGACAGCAAGACCATGGACGCGCACAAGGCAGTGCTGAAACATGACATGCGCATCGTGGAAGGGCTGGTGCTCGATGATGTCGAAGAAGGGCGCTACGAATTGATCGCCCTCCCGCTGAAGGTGGGCGGAGGCGATGCAGGCCTGTGCCGCGCGATCCTGCGGGAGCTGGGCGATGATTGAGCGCGCAAGGCAACTCGACGCGGGCGACCCGCTGGCCGAATATCGCGAGCGGTTCGACGTGCCTGAGGGCGTCATCTATCTCGACGGCAATTCCCTCGGCTGCCTGCCCAGGGCGACCCCTGCGCGGCTGGAAGAGGTCGTGCGCGAGGAATGGGGCCGTGACCTCATCCGCAGCTGGAACACGGCGGGCTGGATCGACCTGCCCGCAAAGGTCGGCGGCAAGATTGCGCCGCTTATCGGGGCAAAGCCCCATGAGGTCATCGTCGCTGACAGCGTATCGGTGAACCTGTTCAAGCTGATTTCCGCCGCGCTCGCCATGCGTCCCGGACGCAAGGTGGTGCTCAGCGAGCCGGGCAATTTCCCGACCGACATCTACATGATCGAAGGGCTGGAAAAGCAGGGCCTTGCCGAGCGCCGGCTCTCCGAGCGCGGCAAGCTGCTCGAGGCGCTGGACGAGGACGTGGCGCTGCTCCTCCTCACTCATGCGCATTACAAGACCGGTGAGCTGTTCGACATGGGGGCGCTGACCCGCGCCGCGCATGAGGCAGGCGCGCTGGTGCTGTGGGACCTCTCGCATTCGGGCGGCGCGCTGCCGGTCGATCTGAACGCCTGCGAGGCCGATTTCGCGGTTGGCTGCGGCTATAAGTATCTGAACGGCGGCCCCGGCGCCCCGGCCTACGCCTTCGTGGCCGAGCGGCATCTTGCGGACACGCAGCAGCCGCTGTCCGGCTGGATGGGCCACGCCAAACCCTTCGCCTTCAGCGACGACTACACACCCGCGCCGGGGATCGAACGCCTGCTGTGCGGCACGCCCGGCATCCTCGGTCTATCCGCGCTGGAAGTGGGCGTGGACATCATCGCCGAAATCGGGGTCGAGCGGCTCTACGCCAAGTCGCAGAAACTGTCGGAATTTTTCCGCCAGTGCCTTAGCGAGAGCGGTGTGGAGCTCGAACTCGTCAGCCCCACCGACCCGGCAAGCCGCGGCAGCCAGCTCTCCTTCCGCCACGCAGAGGCCTACGCCATCTGCCAAGCCCTCATCGCCCGCGGCGTCATCGGCGACTTCCGCGACCCCGACATCCTCCGCTTCGGCTTCGCGCCAGCCTACCTGCGCTTCGAAGACATGGCGGAAGCTGCGCGGCATCTGGTTGAAGTCTTGGAGAATGGCGAGTGGCAACGCGAAGAGTTCCGTCAGAGGGCAGCGGTTACGTGACGACCGCCAGCTATCTCATGCCGGAATTCGAGAAAGAGATTCTCAGTCAACTCGAACGAGCGGTTCCGGAAGATCTGGCCCGCAATGATGAAGCGCTAATCACGTTGGATGCTCGATCCGAAGAAAAGCGCTTTAGAGACGCGCTGTCTCCCACCCTTGTCGCGGTGCTAATCGACAAGTGGAATAAGGGAAACTTGACCTACGTCAGCGAGACCGGGGTCCCGGGTCGAACCTTCGGCAAATCCTTCGTCCAGAAGCGCAAGACAGATTTGACGGCGCAAAGTCGGTTGATAGTGCGCGAGAAACTCATGGCTTGGCAGAAAGCTCGCGCCAAGTTTCTTGACGAGCGTGACGAACTTAACTTCGCGTCCGGCATCGAGATAATTTACCCAGTCTTCAAAGGTCGTTTGATCTTTGATTACGCCTATTCGCTAGAGCTGGACTGAGCCTCACTCCTCCAGCTCGATGTCCCAATAGAGCCAGTCGCGCCATGTCTCGTGGAGGTAGTTCGGCGGGAACATCTTGCCGTGCTGTTGCAATTGCCAGTGGGTCGGACGGATAGGCTCGGCGTAGAGTTGCATGCCCGCCTGTTTCGGCGTGCGGCCGCCCTTTTTCATGTTGCAGGGTGCGCAGGCGGTGGCGATGTTTTCCCACGTGGTCTTGCCGCCCAGCCGGCGCGGGACGACGTGGTCGAAGGTCAGATTGCTCTGGTCGCCGCAGAACTGGCAGGAAAACCGGTCGCGCAGGAACAGGTTGAAGCGCGTGAAGGCGGGAAATTCGCTCGGTTTCACATATTGCTTCAGCGCGATCACGCTGGGAATCTTCATGTCGAGATTGGGCGAATGCACCTCGCGGTCGTAGGTCGCGATGACGTCCACCCGATCGAGGAAGATCGCCTTGATCGCAGTCTGCCAGGGCCACAGGCTGAGCGGGTAATAGGACAGCGGCGTATAGTCCGCGTTCAGTACCAGCGACGGGCAGGACTGGAGGTTGCGGGTCGGATCCTCCGCTGCGGAGCGGAACCTTGCGGCTCTCTCGATCAGTTCGGCTTTGAACACTTCTTGCGTCCCTCCCTGACTGCGCCGATACATCCATGCGCAGATTCAAGCGTCAAGACTGTTACACACCAGCTATCCACAGGCTTATCCCGTGCCGATGCACCGGCGGGCCGCTAGAAAGGGGCCAATGACCGTTACCCGCTTCGCCCCAAGCCCGAATGGCTCGCTGCATCTCGGCCATGCCTATTCGGCCATTGTCGCCCACGATCTGGCCAGGGAACGGGGTGGTCGTTTCCTGCTCCGCGTCGAGGATATCGATGGCGAGCGATCGCTTCCCGAGAAGGCAGAGGAATTTCGCGAAGACCTCGCCTGGCTCGGGCTGGACTGGGAAGAGGTGCCGGCGCAATCGACCCGGCTCGAAAGCTATGAGCAGGTCGCCCGCGACCTCTTGGGCCGCGGATTGCTCTATCCGTGCAGCTGCACCCGCAAGCAGATCATGGCGCTCAAGCCACGCATGGGACCGGAAGGGGCGATCTATCCCGGGACCTGCAAGGGCCGCCTGCTCGATCCGGACAAGCCCGCTGCCCTGCGCCTCGATGCGGATCGTGCCATGGCGGAGGTCGGCGAACCGTTCTGGGAGGACGAGGTCGGCGGGACGCAGATCGCTGATCCGCGGGTGTTCGGGGATGTCGTCCTGGTGCGCAAGGATGCGCCCGCCAGCTATCACCTCGCTGCGACGCTCGACGATGCAGCCGATGGCGTCACGCTGGTCACGCGGGGGCAGGACCTGTTCGCCGTGACGCATATCCACCGGGTCCTGCAGGAACTGCTGCACCTGCCCGTGCCGACGTGGCACCACCATCCGATCCTGCTCGATGACACCGGAGAGAAACTCGCCAAGCGCCGCAATTCGCCCAGTCTCGCCGATCGCCGCAAGCAAGGCGAGGATGGCAAGGAGCTTGCGGCCCGCCTCAGGGCAGGGGAATTGCCCACTGGAATTACGCTGGCGAGTGCCTAAGTAGGCGGCATGAACACTGTATTCGTCATCGTCCTGCTCGCGGCCATGGTCATGGTCGTTGTCTCGCTCGTCCGGGGAGTGGTCGCATTCCTGAAAAGCACGAAGGTCGACCTCGAAAGCGGCCAGCAAGTCGATGCGACCGAGATGCAGCTGAAGCAGAACAAGGCGATGATGGCGCGCGTGAAATGGCAGGCGGTGGCGATCGTCGTGCTGGCCATCATGATGGCCGTCGCAAACTGACGACCCGCCGCAGGTGGTAAAGCTCAACAAAATTTATACCCGCACGGGCGATGACGGCACGACCGGGCTGGTCGATGGCTCGCGCCTGCCCAAGCATGCCGCCCGGATGGAAGCCATCGGCGCGGTGGACGAAGCCAACAGTGCGCTCGGCCTTGCTGCCGTAGCGCTGGGCGAGGGCGACCATGCGGACGCAATCTACCGCATCCAGAACGACCTGTTCGATCTCGGTGCCGACCTTGCGACGCCCGCAGAAGATGGCGACTTCGCCCCTTCGGAGATGGTCTTGCGGATCGTGCCTGCGCAGGTCGAATTGCTGGAAAAGGCCATCGATGCGCTCAACGATAATCTCGAGCCGCTCACCAGCTTCGTGCTGCCGGGCGGAAGCGAGCAGGCCGCGCGGCTCCATGTGGCAAGGGCGAGTGCTCGCCGTGCCGAACGCGCGATGACCGCCATGGCGGACGCCGAGCCGACCAATCCGCAAGCGCTGGCCTATATCAATCGCCTGTCCGATTACCTCTTCGTCCTCGCCCGTGTGGCCAATGACGGCGGCAAGGGCGACGTGAAGTGGATTCCGGGCGCTAATCGCTAGCCAGCCTCCCCAGCCTTCGCTAAGCCGCGCGCTTTGCTGCACATGCGAAGGGATTTTTCGATGAGCAAGACGATCGCCATCATCGGCGCCGGACAGATGGGTTCGGGTATCGCCCAGACTATTGCCCAGCACGGAATGGACGTGTTGCTGGCAGACGTCAGCCTCGACGTCGCCGAGAAATCCGTGGCGGGCATCGACAAGGCGTTCGGCAAGCTGGTCGGCCGCGGCAAGATCGAGATCGCCGAGGCGGAAGCCGCCATGAAGCGCATCACGCCGGTCGGCGACTACAGCCGCATGGGCGAGGCCGAACTGATCATCGAGGCCGCCACCGAGAAGGAAGAGATCAAGAAAGTCATTTTCCAGAAGGCTGGCGAAATGCTCGCCCCCGATGCGATCATGGCTTCGAACACCAGCTCCATCCCGATCACGCGCATGGCGAACTATTCGCCCGATCCGGCGCGCTTCATCGGCCTGCATTTCTTCAACCCCGTACCGGTGATGGGCCTGATCGAGGTCATCCCGGGCCTTGCGACTTCGGCCACGACCACCGACCGCACCAAGGCTTTCGCCGAGGCACTGGGCAAGGAAGTGGTGCTAAGCCAGGATGAACCCGGTTTCGTGGTCAATCGTATCCTGTTGCCGATGATCAACGAGTCCGTCTTCGTGCTCGGCCAGTCGACGGCCGGGATCGAGGATATCGACAAGGGCTGCCGTCTTGGCCTCAACCACCCGATGGGGCCGCTCCAGCTGGCGGACTTCGTCGGGCTCGATACCTGCCTCGATATCCTGATGGTGCTCTACAAGACCACACGCGACACCAAGTACCGGCCGGCGCCGCTGCTGGTGAAATATGTCGAGGCCGGGTGGCTTGGCCGCAAGACCGGTCGCGGCTTCTACGATTACTCGGGCGAAGAACCGAAACCCACCCGGTAGGAACTGGCCCACTCGCGAGGAACTGGGACGGGTTGCCGCCCGTTGGTTGTGCAAAGGAGAATTTGCATGACCGACCGCAAGGTAGAAAGCCAGGAAATGCGTCAGTCGGGCCTCGCGCCCGAGACGCATAATGACGAGCAGGACGATCACAGGTCGCAGGCACAGGAAGTCGCCGAACAGGCGCAGCAGCTGACCAGCGAAACCGGATCGCCGACCGAAAGCATCAAGGGCGACAACAAGTCCGGCCTGATGGGCGATTCCACGCAGGACACGATCGATCACATGCGCGACATGGAAAGCTCGGGCCGGATCGACATGGACGCCTATCGCGGCGAGCCCAACCACGACGATAACGAAGGCAAATACGGCAAGAGCAACGAAGTCGATCCGGACCTTCCGAACGAGAACGACTGATCAGCCGGCGATATCGCCATCGTTGAGGAGCCACAGGCCCGCGGTAAGGATCGCGGCGCCTGTGGCCACGGCGTAGGCCATGATCTTGAAATTGGGGGTCGGGATGGCCTCGAACTCGTGCGGATTGAGCCTTTGCAGCGTCCTGCAGGCTCGCCGTTCTGCGGTTACCGCCAACCAGGCACCGCCGACGATGAACATCGTCGCGATGGCTTTTGCGAGCCAGGGTGGCTCGAATTCACCGAATACGGCCCGAAAGCCCAATCCGATGCCGATTGCCGCAAAGGCGGTACGCATCCAGCCTGCAAAGGTCCGCTCCATCGCCATGATGTTGCGGTCCTCGGCGAGATCGGTGCGGAACTCCGCCCACTCGGTGCTTTTGTCTTTACCTTCCGGCGGATCGTCCTGGGCCATGCCCTTTCAAGCGGATAAGGCCTTGATGGGTTCCTGACCGTTTACAGCGGGTCGGTCGTGGAGAAAGGCTCGGTATCGTTGATGAGGTAGCTATTGTCGGGCGGCGTCGTGTCCGCCGGGCCGTCATTGGATCCTGCCGCAGCGTACCAGCTGTCGAGGCTCGGCGCTTCGCCCTCGGTGCCGCTTTCCGCATACCAGCTTTCGAGATCGAGCTCTTCTTCTGCGGGCGGCTGGCCTTCCGGTCTCGTGCTTCTGGACGAAGAGCCGGTGCCGGATTGCATCTGCCGCGAGGGGGCCAGAGTCTTGGTCCCGTGCTTGTCCTGGAACGCCATTTCGGCATCGCGCATGCCGGCTTCCCGACTGAAATAGCTCGAAATGCCGTAGAGCATCGCGGCGCACAGGCCGACAATGACCCCGAGTCCGATGAATGTCGTGCGTAAGGACATGCCCGCGTAATTAGCGCCGATTGGTTAATTTGCGCTTTTCGCCGCTTCCGCCTTGAGCCGGTACAATTCCTCGAGCGCTTCGCGCGGGGACAAGGCATCGACGTCGAGTGCCTCGATCGCGTCGCGAAGCGCATCGCACTGCTCTTCTTCGGCCTGCGCGGTGACTGCGAAAAGCGGCAAATCGCCGAGCCCTGCGGCAAGCCCGCCGGTCTGCTCGCGACCCTTTTCCAGCTTGTCGAGCACGGCCTTGGCCCGCTTGATCACCGGCCTGGGAAGGCCGGCCAGCTTGGCGACCGACAGGCCATAGCTGCGGTCGGCGGCGCCTTTTGCAAGTTCGTGCAGGAGGACGAGGTCGCCCTTCCATTCGCGCGCGCGGACATGGTGGAGGCTCAGGGCGTCGCAGGTCTCCGCGAGGCGGGAGAGCTCGTGATAATGCGTTGCGAACAGGCAGCGGCATGCCAGTTGCTCGTGCACCGCCTCTACCACCGCCCAAGCAAGCGCCATGCCGTCATAGGTCGAGGTGCCGCGCCCGACCTCGTCGAGGATGACGAAGCTGCGGTCGGTCGCCTGGCTCAGGATCGCCGCTGTCTCGACCATTTCGACCATGAAGGTCGAGCGCCCCCGGGCGAGATTGTCCGACGCGCCGACACGGCTGAACAGCCTGTCTGCAAGGCCGATGCGCGCGGATGTTGCGGGCACGAAGCTTCCGGCCTGCGCGAGCAGGATGATCAGCGCATTCTGACGCAGGAAAGTCGATTTACCGCCCATGTTCGGGCCGCCGATGAGCCACAGCCGGTCGTCGGGGCCAAGCGTGCAGTCGTTCGCCACGAAACGTTCGCCGGTCTTGGCGAGCGCCTGCTCCACGACCGGGTGACGCCCCCCGATGATTTCGAGGCAGGACTCGTCCAGCATTTCGGGGCGCGACCAGTCGCCTTCCACGGCCCGTTCGGCAAGCGCAGCGCAGACGTCGATCCGCGCCAGGGCGGCAGCGGTTGCAGCGATGGCTTCACGGGCGGCAAAGACTTCGCCGACCAGTTCTTCGAAATGGGCCTCTTCGGCGGCGAGGGCATGCGCGCCTGCCTCGGCAATCCGGCTGGCTTCCTCGTGCAGGCCGACCGAATTGAACCGGACCGCGCCTGCCATCGTCTGGCGATGGGTGAAACCGCTGTCCTGCGCCATCAGCTTGTCGCCGTGCCTGGCGGGCACTTCGATGAAATAGCCGAGCACCTTGTTGTGCTTGATCTTGAGCGAGGCTGTGTCGGTTTCCGAGCGGTACTTTGCCTCCAGCGCGGCAATCGCCTTGCGGGCATTTCCGGAAGTTTCGCGCAGCGCATCGAGCGCATGATCGTAACCGCTGGCAATGAAGCCGCCCTGGCTGCGCTCCGTCGGCGGTGAGGGGACCAGCGCCCGGGCAAGATGGTCCACCAGTGCCGCATGGCCGCCAAGCGCAGAGATCATTCCCGACAGCAGTGGCGGCAGGTCGGCGCTCGCGCCGAGCATGTCGCGGACTCGCCGTGCCTCGGCGAGGCCATCGCGGATCTGGCCGAGATCGCGTGGGCTCCCGCGACCGGCGACCAGCCTGCCGAGCGCGCGGCCGATATCGGGCGCCTGCCGCAGGACCGCGCGCAGGTCTGCCCGGAGCAGCGGGTCCGCGTGGAAATGCTGCACACTCGCGAGACGCGCTTCTACTGCGGACAGATCGGCGAGCGGGGCCGAAAGGTCTTCGGCCAGCTGGCGCGCACCCGCGCCGGTCGCGCAGCGATCGAGACAGGCGATCAGGCTCCCTTCGCGCCCGCCGTTTTGCGCTGCGAGGATTTCGAGGCTCGAACGGGTCGCTGCGTCCATCGCCAGATGCGCTTTGCTGCCGCGCGCGACAGGAGGCAGGAGGAAGGGCAGTTTGCCGCGGCCTGCATGATCGAGATAGGCGATCAGCCCGGCGGCAGCAGCCAGCATCGGGCGCGAAAAATCGCCAAGGCCGTCAAGGGTTGCCAGCCCGTGGATGTCCTTGAGCCGGGCTTCGCCGTCTTCACTGCGGAAATCGTGGCGCGGACGGGTAATGATGCCCTCTGCAACCTCGTCCCAGTCGTCAGGAGCCACGATTTCGCTCGCCCCGAGGCGGGCAAGCGCGGCATCGATCCGGTCGGGCGCGCAGTCTTCCAGCTCCATCCGGCCGGTAGAAATGTCGCACGCAGCAATTCCGATCCCGTCGCGAACGGGCGCGACGGCGACAAGCAAGTTCGCGCGGCGCGGTTCGAGGAGTGCCTCTTCCGTCAGCGTCCCGGCAGTAACAAGCCGCACGATATCGCGGGCGACCAGTGCCTTCGACACGGGTTTGCCCTCGCGCTTGGCGCGCTCCTTGGCTTCGTCGGGTGTCTCGGTCTGTTCGGCAATCGCGACCCGGCACCCGCCCTTGATCAGCCGCGCAAGATAGCCTTCGGCAGAATGGACCGGCACTCCGCACATCGGCACCGGCTCCCCGCCATGTTCGCCGCGCGTGGTGAGTGCGATGTCGAGGACCTGAGACGCTACCTTCGCGTCTTCGAAGAACAGCTCGAAGAAGTCGCCCATGCGATAAAACAGCAAGGCATCGCCCGCCTCGCGCTTGAGCGCGAGATACTGCTGCATCATCGGTGTGGGTTTGTCGGCCATGCCCCCGGCCTAGCGAGGGAGAAGGCGATTCGGGAGTCGGCCAAACGCCCTTTCCCCTATGACTTCGCGCAAAATCCTCTTAGGGGCTGTGCGCAAGATATCAGAGGACACAGATGGCTGAAGAAAAGCAGACCGGTTTCACCACTCGCGAGGCGCTCTTTTACCACGAGACCATTCGCCCCGGTAAGATCGAGATCATTGCCTCCAAGCCCATGGCGACCCAGCGCGACCTCGCGCTTGCCTATTCGCCCGGTGTCGCGGCGCCGGTCGAAGCGATTGCCGAAGACCCGCAGAATGCCGCGCGTTACACCGCGCGCTCTAACCTCGTCGCGGTGATTTCGAACGGCACCGCGATCCTCGGCCTCGGCAATCTCGGCGCTTTGGCATCGAAGCCTGTGATGGAAGGCAAGGCGGTGCTGTTCAAGCGCTTCGCCGACGTGGATTCGATCGACCTCGAACTCGACACCGAAGACCCCGAAGCGTTCATCAACGCCGTCGCGCTGATGGAGCCGAGCTTCGGCGGCATCAACCTCGAAGACATCGCCGCACCCGAATGCTTCATCATCGAGCAGGCCCTGCGCGAGAAGATGAACATCCCGGTGATGCATGATGACCAGCATGGCACTGCCATCATCTCTGCTGCCGGCCTGATCAATGCCTGCCACCTGACCGGCCGCGATCTCGACAAGGTCAAGATGGTGGTCAATGGCGCAGGCGCCTCGGCGCTCGCTTGTACCGCGCTGATCAAGGCGATGGGCGTCCGGCACGAAAACGTGATCGTGTGCGATCGCACCGGCCCGATCTACCCGGGCCGCGAGAATGTCGACCAGTGGAAGAGCGCGCATG is a window encoding:
- the mutS gene encoding DNA mismatch repair protein MutS, with protein sequence MADKPTPMMQQYLALKREAGDALLFYRMGDFFELFFEDAKVASQVLDIALTTRGEHGGEPVPMCGVPVHSAEGYLARLIKGGCRVAIAEQTETPDEAKERAKREGKPVSKALVARDIVRLVTAGTLTEEALLEPRRANLLVAVAPVRDGIGIAACDISTGRMELEDCAPDRIDAALARLGASEIVAPDDWDEVAEGIITRPRHDFRSEDGEARLKDIHGLATLDGLGDFSRPMLAAAAGLIAYLDHAGRGKLPFLLPPVARGSKAHLAMDAATRSSLEILAAQNGGREGSLIACLDRCATGAGARQLAEDLSAPLADLSAVEARLASVQHFHADPLLRADLRAVLRQAPDIGRALGRLVAGRGSPRDLGQIRDGLAEARRVRDMLGASADLPPLLSGMISALGGHAALVDHLARALVPSPPTERSQGGFIASGYDHALDALRETSGNARKAIAALEAKYRSETDTASLKIKHNKVLGYFIEVPARHGDKLMAQDSGFTHRQTMAGAVRFNSVGLHEEASRIAEAGAHALAAEEAHFEELVGEVFAAREAIAATAAALARIDVCAALAERAVEGDWSRPEMLDESCLEIIGGRHPVVEQALAKTGERFVANDCTLGPDDRLWLIGGPNMGGKSTFLRQNALIILLAQAGSFVPATSARIGLADRLFSRVGASDNLARGRSTFMVEMVETAAILSQATDRSFVILDEVGRGTSTYDGMALAWAVVEAVHEQLACRCLFATHYHELSRLAETCDALSLHHVRAREWKGDLVLLHELAKGAADRSYGLSVAKLAGLPRPVIKRAKAVLDKLEKGREQTGGLAAGLGDLPLFAVTAQAEEEQCDALRDAIEALDVDALSPREALEELYRLKAEAAKSAN